In Brachybacterium saurashtrense, the genomic stretch TCGGCGAGAGCGGCACCCTGCCCCTGGCGCCCTGACCGGCCCTCGCTCCGCCCGCGGAGCACACAGTCCCCGCGCACCGGCCCCGGCGCGCGCCCCTCGAAGGAGAACCATGACCGATCACCAGCACGATCCGCACCACGCCCACGACGCGCAGACGGCCGAGGAGGCCGCCGCCCAGCAGCTGCGGGACATCGCCGAGGTCTCCTCGGTGGAGATCATCACCTCCGCCTGCGTGCACCTGATGAGCGCGGCGGCGGTGAAGGTGGGGCTCGCGGAGGACGAGGAGACCGGGCAGTACCAGGACCTCGCCGAGGCGCGGAAGCTGATCACCGCGCTGGCGGGGCTGGTCACCGCCGCCGCGCCGGAGATCGGGAACGAGCACGCGCGGTCGCTGCGCGACGGCCTGCGCTCGCTGCAGCTGGCGTTCGCCGAGGCGCTGCCGTTCCCGGACGCCCCGGGCGAGGCCCCGGGCGAGAAGTACACCGGCCGCGTCTCCTGAGCGACGGCTCCTGCGCCGCCGCGGAGCGGCTCAGGAGCCGAGCACGAGCTTCAGCGAGCTGATCCGCTCGGCCACGAGCTGCTCGGCGCCGAGCCGGGTGGAGACCTCCTCCACCAGCGCCCGCACCTGGGGCGCGGTGAGGCCGGGGCGCAGCCGCAGGTGGAGGTCCACCTCGGCCCGCTCCCCCGCGCGGGCTTCGAGCGCGAGCACCTCGCCGGGGGCCTGCGCCGCCACCCTGTCCAGGGTCGCGGCCACCTCCGGGTCCTCGTGCGGCGGGATCCATTCACGGCCCTGGGCGAGCGCCCACAGCACCGAGCGGGGCAGCAGCACCGGCCCGCCCTCCTCCGCCGGGGCGGCGGGGTCGAGCAGCAGCGCGGTGCAGCCCTCCTGCACGGCGGCCTGCGCCGCCTGCGGGGCGATCACCGGCACCGGGCGCGCCGTCTGCTGCCAGGCGCTGAGCGCCGCGACGGAGGTGAACAGCGGCAGCACCGAGGTGCCGTCCGGGGCGGTGATCGACACCATCGCCATGTCCGCGCCGTTGTCGCCGGTGAGCCCGTGCGCGGTGGTGCCCGTCTCCGTGGCCACGGCCATGATCGGCACCAGTACCCGCGCGGTGGTCAGCGCCGCGACCAGTCGGCGCCGGTGGGGGTCCTCCCCCGCGTGGTGCGCCGCCAGGGCGGCGGCGACCTCGGCCGGGGCGGTGCCGTCGTCCCCCGGGAAGGGGCTCACGGTGTAGTCGCGCCCCTCCCAGGTCACGCCGGCGGTGTCGGTGAGCGGGGACTTCTCGCGGAAGTGGGCGGGCAGGGCCCGGTGGGCCCCGCTCGCCGGATCGTCCTGCGGGGAGGTCATGGACGTCCCGCGACGTCGAGCGCCTCGCCCATCGTGAAGGCGCGGGCGTACAGGGCCTTGCCCACGATCGCGCCCTCGACGCCGACGGGCACCAGCTCGCGCAGGGCGCGCAGGTCCTCGAGCGAGGAGATGCCGCCGGAGGCGACCACCTTCGCGTCGGTGCGGGAGCACACCTCGCGCAGCAGCTCCAGGTTGGGGCCGCGCAGGGTGCCGTCCTTGGTGACGTCGGTGACCACGTAGCGCTGGCAGCCGGCGTCGTCCAGCCGCTCGAGGGTCTCCCACAGGTCGCCGCCCTCACGGGTCCAGCCGCGGGCGGCGAGGGTGGTGCCGCGCACGTCCAGGCCCACGGCGATGCGGTCGCCGTGCTCGGCGAGCACCTCGGCGGTCCACTCCGGGTTCTCCAGCGCCGCGGTGCCCAGGTTCACGCGCCGGCAGCCGGTGGCGAGCGCCGAGGCGAGCGAGACGTCGTCGCGGATACCGCCGGAGAGCTCCACGTTCATGTCCACGGCGGCGACCACCTCGGACAGCAGCGAGGAGTTGGAGCCGCGGCCGAAGGCGGCATCGAGATCCACCAGGTGCAGCCAGCTCGCGCCGCCCTCCTGGAAGGTGAGCGCGGCCTCGAGCGGCGCGCCGTAGGCGGTCTCGGAGCCGGCCTCGCCCTGGACGAGGCGGACGGCCTGGCCGCCCTGCACGTCGACGGCGGGCAGCAGCTCGAGCACGGGTGCGGTCATTCGGGGTGCCTCCTGGAAGCGGTGGTGCGGGCGGGTGCCCGACGGGGGTGACTTGGGGTGCCGCGCCCTGCGGGGCGGGCGGCGGGTGGGCGCTCAGCCCGTCTGCAGGCGCCAGATCGAGATGCCGAAGCAGGCCAGGCCCAGCAGCAGCAGGCCCAGGGAGGACCACCACGGCTTCCTGGCGCGGAAGAACGACCACGAGCCGCCGATCAGCATCCCGCCCACGAACAGCATCAGCCAGGCCACGATCACGGGGCGTCCTCCTGGGCGTACCGCGGCAGGGTGCGCAGCCAGTTGGTCAGCAGCGCCGCACCGGCCGCGCCGGACTTCTCGGGGTGGAACTGGGTGGCGCACAGGGCGCCGTTCTCGACCGCGGCGATGAACCGGTCGCCGCCGTGCTCGGCCCAGGTCACCAGCGGCGGCGTCATCGGGCCGATGGCCTCCATCTCCCAGCGCCGCGCGGCGTAGGAGTGGACGAAGTAGAACCGCTCGGCGTCGACGCCGTCGAAGAGGGCCGAGCCCTCCGGGACCTCGACGGTGTTCCATCCCATGTGGGGGACGATCTCCGCCTGCAGGCGGGTCACGGCGCCCGGCCACTGGGCGAGACCGTCGGTCCGCTCGCCGTGCTCGTCGCCGGTGTCGAACATGACCTGCAGGCCCACGCAGATCCCCAGCACCGGGCGGCCGCCGGCGAGGCGGCGCTCCACCAGCCGGTCCCCGCCCACGGCGCGGATCTGGGCGGCGGTGGCGGCGAAGGCGCCCACCCCCGGGACCACCAGGCCGTCGGCGGCCAGGGCCTTCTCGCGGTCCGCGGTCAGCTCCACCTCGGCGCCGGCGGCCTCGAGGGCGCGCACCACCGAGCGCACGTTGCCGGAGCCGTGGTCGAGGACCACCACGCGCGGCGCGCGCTGCGCGGCGTCCGCCCCCGGGGCCGATCCCGCCGTCACTTCCGCTTCTTCCCGGAGGCGATCCACTCCAGCGCCTCCGCCCGGGTGAGCGCGGAGGGGTCCAGGCCCTCACCCAGCTCGGCGAGATCGGTGGCGCCCAGCAGCAGCTCCTCGACGACGTCGTCCACCGCGCCCAGGACGATCGCGGGCGAGATGTCCTCGCCGCGCTCGCCGTTCTTGTAGCGGGTGGCGGTCATGCGGTCGCCGCGGCGCCAGAACAGCACGATGCCGTTGCGCTGCAGGGCCGCGGAGGTGATCGCCGCGAGGTCATGTGCGGCCGTCTCGGCGTGCGGGCCCACGGCGATCGCGCCGGTGCCGGTGTCGAGGGTGCGGGTGCCGGTGGGGATGTCGATGCCGTCGGTGCGGGCCTCGCGCCCCAGGCGGATCACGCCGGCGAGCGCCTTCGCGGTCACCACGGAGGTGGCGACCACGGCGACGGCCGGCTCCTGCTCCTCGCCGGCGTCCTCGGTGAGCACGTCCTCCACGGTGAGCGGGGCGTCGTCGAGGGTGAGCCCCTCGGTGAGGCGCGCGAACTCCGCGTCGATGTCATCGGCGGGACGGCCGGTGCCGTCAGGGTCTCCGGGCCCGTCCTGGCGGGGCTCCTCGGGGTCGACGGTGCTCACAGTGCTCCCTTGGTCGAGGGGACGTCGAGGACGCGGTCATCGTAGGCGCAGGCGGCGCGGAGCGCACGGGCGAGCGCCTTGAACTGCGCTTCGACCACGTGGTGCGGGTCGCGGCCCGCGAGCAGGCGGATGTGGAGGCAGATCGCGGCGTGGTGGGCGATCGACTCGAACACGTGCCGGGTGAGCGAGCCGGTGAAGTGCCCGCCGATCAGGTGCAGCGCCTGCGCCTCGCTCTCCCCGGTGTGGACGCAGTAGGGCCGGCCGGAGAGGTCCACGACGGCCTGGGCGAGGGACTCGTCCAGCGGGACCATCGCGTCGCCGAAGCGGGCGATGCCCTTCTTGTCCCCGAGCGCCTGGCGCAGGGCCTGACCCAGCACGATGGCGGTGTCCTCGACGGTGTGGTGGGCGTCGATGTCGATGTCCCCCGTCGCCTTCACGGTGAGGTCGAAGCGGGCGTGGGTGCCGAGGGCCGTGAGCATGTGGTCGAAGAACGGCACGGTGGTGGAGATGTCCACCTGGCCGGTGCCGTCCACGTCGAGCGTGACCTCGACGGAGGACTCCCGGGTGGTGCGGGAGAGGGTGGCGGTGCGCGGCGGACGCGCGGGAGCGGTGGTCATCGGGGGTCTGCCTCCTCGAGGGCGGTGCGGAATGCGGCGTTGTCCTCCGGGGTGCCGACGCTGACGCGCAGCCAGCCGGCGGGCCCCACGGCGCGGATCAGCACCCCGCGCTCCAGGAGGGCCTGGAACACGTCGTCGCGATCGGCGAAGGCACGGAAGAGGACGAAGTTGGCGTCGGACGGCGCGACCTCGTGGCCGCGCCCGGCGAGATGGGCGGCGAGCGCGTCGCGCTCGGAGCGCAGCAGCGCCACGCGCCCCAGCAGCTCCTCGCGGTGGGCGAGGGCGGTGCGGGCCACGGCCTGCGTGACGGCGGAGAGGTGATAGGGCAGGCGCACCACGCGCACGGCGTCGACGATCGCGGGGTCCGCGACGAGATAGCCGAGCCGCGCGCCGGCGAGCGCGAAGGCCTTGGACATGGTGCGGGTGACGACGAGGTTCGGGTGCACGTCCAGCAGGCTGAGCGCGCTGGGCACCCCGTCGCGGCGGAACTCGCCGTAGGCCTCGTCGACCACCAGCATCCCGCGCGTCGGGGCGAGGGCGCGCGCGGCCGCCTCGACCACGTCGAGCCCCAGCGCGGTGCCGGTGGGGTTGTTCGGCGAGGTGAGCACCACGATCGCCGGGGTGTGCTCGGCGATCGCGGCGGTGACCATCTCGGCGGTGAGCGCGAAGTCGGGGCCGGGGCCGCGCTCGGCGGTGACCCAGGCGGTGTAGGTGTCGCGTGCGTACTCGGGGTACATGGAGTAGTGCGGGGTGAAGCCGAGCGCGGTGCGGCCGGGCCCGCCGTAGGCGAGCAGCAGCTGGTGCATGATCTCGTTCGAGCCGTTCGCCGCCCACACGGCCTCCGCCGCCGGGGCGGGCACGGAGGACTCCTCGGCGAGGAACTGGCCGAGCTCGCGGCGCAGGTCCAGCGCCTCGCGGTCCGGGTAACGGTGCAGCCCGGTCGCGGCCTCGGAGGCCGCACTCCCGATCGCGGCGGCGAGCTCCGGCGAGGGGCCGAAGGGGTTCTCGTTCACGTTCAGCGCATGCGCGACCTCGAGCTGGGGGGCGCCGTAGGGGGCCTCCCCCACGATGCCGTCCCGGGGGACGGGCAGCGCGGAGGGCTCGGGGGCCGAGGGGGTGTTCGCGGGCATGGCCTCCATGCTAGTTCGCCTGGCCGGGCCGCGATCGCGCCGTCCACCCCGCGGGGCACATGTCACCGGGTCGTGCGGATCACCCCGGGCCTCGACGGGACGTCCAGGGGCGCCGTCTACTGTGGAGGGATGTTCCGCTCCCTCGGTGCCCTGGTGGGCGATCTGCTGGTCGTGCTGCTCTTCGTCGCGATCGGCTTCCTCCAGCACGGCACGCCGCTGACCTCGATGAACCTGTTCCTGGTGGGGTGGCCGTTCGCCGTCGGCACCCTGCTGGGCCATCTCGCGATCCGCGCCTGGCGCGCCCCGTTCCGGCTCTGGCCGCACGGGGTGTTCGTGTGGGCGATCACGCTGGCGACCGGGATGGCGGTGCGCACCCTGTTCGGGGCGGGGACCGAGGTCTCCTTCGTGATCGTCACCGCGATCGTGACCGCCGTGGGCATGCTCGGCTGGCGGGCCGTGGCGCTGTTCTTCACCCGCGGCGAGCGCACGACGGCACGGATCGAGGTCGCCACCGAGCCCCCACGAGGAGACGACACTGCCCGCTGACCCTGCTCGGACAGCACCCCTCCGCGATTCGCGCGCCCTATGAGGTGATAGTGATGACCGGCTCAGGAAACATCAGGACGGCGACCATCCGGTGAGGGGAGTCTGAAGTGTGCACGCGCTGCGCAGCCGTCCACGGGGAGTACCTCGTCGACACGGGCGACCCGATAGTCAACGCGACGATGCCTCAAGAGCAGGTCGACGTCGAAGGATCAGGAATGATCCACTTCAGGGTCAAGGCCCCTGGACCCGATCCTTCCACCACCCTCGTCACCTCCCTGGGCACCGCACTATGGTGGATCGAGCCGGAGATCGACACCGATCACCGTCTCGTGTTGCTCACCCTGCTCAGCCCCTCGTGGTACCTGGGCCGAGGTCATGTGCGGACCCGCTTGGAACGCCTCGATGCCTCCGGACCGGACGCCGCCCACGGCCCAGGCGAACGGTGGAGGGTGCACATCGACCCCTCATCCGTCGAAGGTCCCCCGGCGCGTCCCAAGGTCGGGGTGGATGACCTCCCTCCACGCAGAGGCAGATCCCGAAACGGTGAGGTCGAGGTCGACCTCGAGTACGGCGACGATGGCCGAGCACTCGGGTTCGATCTGAAGATCGCACCTCCCTCCGGCCATCACACCCACCTGTGATCGCGCCGCCCAGATCCCCGCTCAGTCACAAGGCCGCGCCTCGAGTTCGAGCCCGTGCCCGTAGGGGTAGAGCGGATCCTCGGTCCCGCCGGGCACGTCCTCGGGGGCGCTGCGCACCGCCGCCATCGAGCGCGGCAGGTCCAGCGGGAGCCGGCCCTGGGCGGGGATCCGCCCGGTGAGCGCATCGGTCCAGGCCGTGCCGGAGACCCCGAAGGTGCCGGTGAGGGCGTCGACGACAGGCGCGATGTCGGTGAGCACCGCGGCGCGGTCCAGATCCACGTCCAGCACCAGCGGGCACGCCGCCCGGATCCGCGCGAGCCGGTGCGCGAGCCCGGGCGGGTAGGCGAGATCGCCCTGGCGGAACCAGGCCTCGAGGAAGAGGTCGTCGCGCGGCTGGAAGGGGGCGCCGATCCGCACCAGCGCGAGGTCCGCGTCCTCGGGACGCGCCACTTGCTCGCCGAGCGCGGCGACGACCTCCTCGGACAGCCCCTCGGCGTAGATCCGCCGGGGACGGCCCTCGCCCGTCGGCCGCAGCGGGATCAGGCCGCCGTCGTCGTGGAGCACCACGACGCTGCGGGCCTGCGCCTCGTGGCCGCGCCGGCGGTCCTCGTCCGTGCCGACGCTCGCGGCGGCCGCGGACTCGTCCACGTAGGGGTCGTCGAACAGTCCCAGCCGGAACTTCACCTGCAGCAGGCGCCGCGCGGAGTCGGTGATCCGCTCCTCGCTCACCACGCCCTCGCGCACGAGGTCCAGGAGCAGGTCCGTGCATTCCTCGCCGCCGAACTGGTCCGCGCCGGCCTCGAGGATCCGCGCCATCCGCTGGGAGGGGGTGAGCTCCTCGACGCCCCAGGCCCGGGCGGGCAGCACCTGCTCGCCCACGTGGTTGTCGTTGACCAGCTCCCAGTCGCTGAGGATCACGCCGTCGTAGCCGAGCTCGCCGCGCAGCAGCCCGGTGAGCATCTGGCGGTTGAAGCCGAAGCCCACCGCCTCGATCTCCTCGCCGTCGCGCTCGAGGCCGACGGGCCTGCCGTAGTACGGCATGATCGCGTCGGTCCCCGCCTCGATCGCGGCGCGGAAGGGCAGCAGGTGCTCCTCGAAGCGACCGCCGGGGTAGACCTGGTCGCGCCCGTAGGGGAAGTGCGCGTCCTCCCCGTCCTTCTGCGGCCCCGCGCCGGGGAAGTGCTTGACGGTGGACTGCACCGACGGCTCGCCCTCCCCTCCGGCGAGACCGTCGAGCGCGGCGACGACGAGCCGCGCCGTGAGCTCCGGATCCTGGGAGAAGCACTCGCGCTGACGGGCCCAGCGCGGCTCGGTGGCGAGATCCGCGACGGGGTGGAGCCCGGCCCGGATCCCGACGGCCGTGTACTCGCGGCGCACCGTGTCCGCCCAGTCGCGCACGAGCTCCGGATCGCGCAGGGCGCCGAGGCCGAGCGGCTCGGGCCACAGGGAGAAGAACGAGGTGGCCCAGGCGGTGCCGGCGTTCTGCGCGCCGCCGTGCCGGGGATCGGTGGAGACCGTCACCGGGATGCCGTGCGGGGTGGTCTCGGCGAGCTCCTGGAGGCGGTTGTGCCAGCGGGCGGCGGCCTCGGCGCTCTCGAGGCCGTGCACATTGAAGTGCGTCATCAGCTTCTCGGCGACCACCGTGGTGGTCGGGGACTTCGAGATCGCGCCGGGGGTCTCCAGCAGCGCGCCGTCCTCCCCGGTCTCGATGACCGTGTGGAAGAGCAGCCCCGCCTTCTCCGCGAGGGAGAGCCGCGAAAGGAGGTCCTCGGTCCGCTCCGCGGGGGACAGACGCGGATCCTCGTAGGGGTCCATCACGCCGTTGCCGTTGAGGTCCCGGTAGCGGGTGCCGTCCTCGGCGAGGTCGAGCCGGGGCAGGGAGCGATCAGCCGTGGGCACCGAACACCTCCTGCGCGATGACGGGACGCAGCGCGGCGGCGACCTCGTCGGTGGCGAACCAGTCGTGCATCCGGCCCTCCAGCAGCACGTTCCCGAGCGCCCCCATGATCATCGACTGATCCAGGGAGAGGTGGCGCTCGGCCCGCACGCCGGTGCCGACGGCGACCGCGTCGTGGAAGCCGCCGGGCCCGTAGGCGCCGAGCTCCGTCTCGATGCGGCGCAGGTTCTCGGTGGCCTCCGCGGGCTCGTACTGCAGCGCGAGGGCGGCGGCGTGCGGGGTGACCACCCCGTCCAGGCCCTGCGGGTAGGGCTCCCCGGGCACCCAGTCGGTGCCGGCCGCGTCGGAGAAGTAGCCGACGGGGTTCAGCCCCAGGGCGTCCACCCCGTACTCGCGGTAGCCGGCGTGCGGGTCCGAGCTCGGGGAGAAGCCCCAGTAGCCGTACCCGGCCTCGTCCAGCCCGTGCTCCCGCTGGGCGCGCACGTGCAGCGGATGGTTCACACCCCAGCTGCGCGGGCCCCACTCCGCCTCGGGCACGAACAGGTCCGGCATCAGCTCCTCGAACATGGAGCCGCCCCAGCCGGGGACGATCTGCATGCCGCGGTAGGTGTGGGCGCCCTCGAACACGCGCACGCCCTCGTACTCGGCCCACTCCCCCACCGGCGGCATCTCCGGCCAGGTCCACTCCGGCGGGAAGGTGCGGAAGGTGGTGAAGTACGCACCGGCCGGGATCTGCCCCGTCATGATGCCCAGGTAGGTGACCATCCGAGCCTCGGAGACGGCGGTGTCGTAGTGGTGGCCCGAGTGGTACCAGACCTGCGCGCCGGGGATGTCGTGGTAGAGGTCGCGCAGCTCGGCGTCCTCTCGGCTCGGGTCCTCGACCCAGAACCCGCCGACGGTCTGCCCGGGCTGGGCGTCCACGTCCACGTCGAAGAACACGTCCCAGCGCATCGCGTCGAACAGCTGGCGGGCACGGCGCCGGTTCGAGGGATCGGCCTGGGCGACCAGATGCAGGGCCGCGCCCAGCCAGCCCATGTCCACGCTGGAGACGAAGGGGACCACGGGCGCGCCGGTGCCGGGCCAGGCGCGCACCACGGAGCCGTCGGTCTCGTCGTACCAGTTGTAGAACATTCCCGAGGGCTCGTGGTGCTCGAGGGTCTCGAGCGTCTCGAGCGTGCGGGCGATCCGCCGACGGGCATGCCCGGGGGTGAGCAGGCCCAGCTCGCGCGCGATCAGCGCGGACCACAGCGAGCCGCCGATGTTGGTGGGCGAGGTGTGGTGGGAGTACCCGGAGAGATCCGCCGGGATGTTGTCCGCGATCAGCCCGGTGCCGGGCACGGTCATCGCGTCCAGGCTGCGCCAGGTGTCGGCGGCCCAGCGGCGCAGCAGGGCCTCGTCGCCGCCCGAGGGGACCGGGGCGGCGGGCCCTCCCCCGCCCGGGGCCGCGGCGGCGGAGCCCGCGCCGGCCAGGGCGCCGGCGCCCAGCAGAGGGACGGTGAACAGGGTGCGTCGGGGAACGGTGTGCATGATGCCTCCTCGAGGCGTGGGTGGGGTGCGCCCACGGGGTGTGGGCGCCGGGCGATCACTTGATGCCGGTGGCGGAGATGCCCTGGATGAAGTACCGCTGGAAGAACAGGAAGACCACCAGGATCGGGAGCACGATCACGGTCGCGCCCGCGAGCAGCAGCCCGTAATCGGTCTGGTTCTGGCCGGTGGAGATGAGGGCCAGCGCGACCGGCAGGGTGTACGTCGACTCGCTCGAGGAGACCACCAGTGGCCACAGGAAGTTGTTCCAGGAGCCGAGGAAGGTGAGGATCCCGAGGGTCGCGAAGGCGGGGCCCGCCAGCGGCAGGTAGATGCGGAAGAAGATCGCGATCTCGCCCACGCCGTCGATCCGCCCGGCCTCCAGCAGCTCCCGCGGCAGGCCCAGGAAGAACTGGCGCATGAGGAACACGCTGAAGGGCTGGACCAGGAACGGCAGGATCAGCGCTGGCAGGGTGTCGGCCAGGCCCAGGTTCACGATCAGCACGTACTGCGGGATGAACGTGACCAGGCCCGGGATCATCAGGCATCCCAGCACCAGCACGAACAGCAGCTTCTTGAAGGGGAAGCGCAGGTGCGCCAGTGCGTAGCCGAACATCGAGCTGAACAGCAGGTTCCCGGCGGTGACGGCCACGGCCACCAGCGCCGAGTTGCCGAAGAAGCGGGCGAAGGGCCGCTCGAACAGGCGGCGGAAGTTGTCCCAGGTGGGCTCCTCGGGCAGCCACGTGGGCGGCACCCGCAGCAGCTCGCCCTGGGTCTTCAGGCTCCCCAGCAGCATCCACGCGAAGGGCGTGATCACCAGCAGCAGGAACACGGTGAGGACGATGTAGGTGAGGACGGGGCGGCGCTGTTCGATCATCACTTCTCCCTCATCAGGCGGAACTGCACGAGGGTGACGATGCCGATCACCACGAAGGTCAGGTACGCCATCGCCCCGGCCACGCCGTAGTTGCCGAAGCCGAACTGGTTGTAGGTGTACATGGAGGCGGAGATGGTGGCGTTCAGCGGCCCGCCGCCGGTCATCACGAAGGGCTCCTCGAAGAACTGCAGGTAGCCGATCGACGTGGTGACCAGAACGAACAGCATCGTCGGCCGGATGGAGGGCAGGGTGATGCTCACGAACCGGCGCCAGCGGCCGGCGCCGTCGAGCGCCGCGGCCTCGTGCAGCCCCGGGTCCACGGCCTGGAGCCCGGCCAGGAAGATCACCATCGAGGTGCCGAAGTTGCGCCACACGGCCATGATCACCAGGGACAGCAGAGCGGTGCGCTCGTCCCCGAGCCAGTGCGGACCGTCCACGCCCACCCAGGAGAGCACGGTGTTGACCAGGCCGTTCTCCGGCTGGAGCAGGAAGCGCCACACCACCGCGACCGCGACGATCGAGGTGATCACCGGGGTGTAGAAGCCCACCCGGAACACGGCCCGCAGCCGGCCCACCCCGCGGTTCAGCGCCACCGCCGCGGCGAGGCCGGCGGTGATCGTCAGCGGCACGCCCAGCAGCACGAACATGCCGGTGTTCAGCGCGGCGCGGCGGAACACGGGATCGGCGAAGGCCGTGCGGTAGTTCTCCAGGCCCACAAAGTCCACGGCGAACGGCGTGCGGATGTCGGTGATGCGCATGTCCGTGAACGACATGATCATCGACTGCAGCACCGGCCAGGCGGTGAACACCAGGAACAGGACCACGAAGGGCAGCGCGAGCAGGAGGCCCGCCCGGGCCTCCGCGGCGCCGCGGCGGGAGCGGCGGGGGCGTGCGGTCCCCGCGCTCCGGCCGGCGTCGGTGGTGAGCGTGCTCATCTCAGGCCCCGGTGCCGATGCCCTGGGCCTCGGACTGGATGGTCGCGAGGGCGTCCGCCGGGGCGAGGTCGTTCTTGCAGACCTCCTCGATCTGGGCGTCGAACTTCGCGGCGACCTGCTCCCAGGTGGCGACCGTGGGCGGGGCCTGCGCGGTGTCGAGCTGGGTGCGGAACACCTCGAACTTCTCGTTCGCGGAGACGGTCTCGTCCTCCCAGCTGCTCTGGAGGGCGGGCAGGTCGGTGGAGATCCCGAACCACTCCACCTGCACCTCGGGGGTGGAGAGGTGCTGCACGAGCTTCCAGGCCGCGTCCCGGTTCTCGCTGCCCTGGAACACGCCGAGGTTGGCGCCGCCCAGGAAGCTGGAGCTGGTCTCCTTCTGGGGCATCACGAACACCCCGTACTTGTCGGCGAAGTCCTCGCCGCCCACGGACTCGACGGCGCTCATCATCCACGGTCCGGAGATGAACATCGGCACCCGGCCGGAGACGAAGTCCTGCTCGGTGGTGCCGTCGGCCGGCGCCGGGTCCGAGACGCCGTCGGTGAAGTACGACTGGTAGTAGGCCAGCGCCTCCTCGTTCTGCGAGGACTCGAAGGTGAACTCGGCACCGGAGTCGTCGACGACCCCGCCGCCGTTGGACCAGATCAGCGGCATCACGGTCTGCCAGGAGCCGGTGCCGCCGGGCTGCAGGGAGAGCCCCCAGTCGGCGTCGGCCTGCTCCTGGTAGGCCCGGGCCAGGGCCAGCAGACCCTCCCAGTCGCTGGGCGGCTCGGTGATGCCGGCCTGCTCGGCGAGGTCGGTGCGGTAGAAGACCACGCGGGTCTCCACGTACCACGGCACGCCGTAGACGGTGCCGTCCACCGTGACGGAGTCGAGGGCGCCGGCGAAGTAGTCGTCGGTGGCGATCTCCTCGGGGGTGGGCTCGAGCGCTCCCAGCCCCACGAACTCGGCCATCCAGGT encodes the following:
- a CDS encoding glucoamylase family protein, whose amino-acid sequence is MHTVPRRTLFTVPLLGAGALAGAGSAAAAPGGGGPAAPVPSGGDEALLRRWAADTWRSLDAMTVPGTGLIADNIPADLSGYSHHTSPTNIGGSLWSALIARELGLLTPGHARRRIARTLETLETLEHHEPSGMFYNWYDETDGSVVRAWPGTGAPVVPFVSSVDMGWLGAALHLVAQADPSNRRRARQLFDAMRWDVFFDVDVDAQPGQTVGGFWVEDPSREDAELRDLYHDIPGAQVWYHSGHHYDTAVSEARMVTYLGIMTGQIPAGAYFTTFRTFPPEWTWPEMPPVGEWAEYEGVRVFEGAHTYRGMQIVPGWGGSMFEELMPDLFVPEAEWGPRSWGVNHPLHVRAQREHGLDEAGYGYWGFSPSSDPHAGYREYGVDALGLNPVGYFSDAAGTDWVPGEPYPQGLDGVVTPHAAALALQYEPAEATENLRRIETELGAYGPGGFHDAVAVGTGVRAERHLSLDQSMIMGALGNVLLEGRMHDWFATDEVAAALRPVIAQEVFGAHG
- a CDS encoding carbohydrate ABC transporter permease gives rise to the protein MIEQRRPVLTYIVLTVFLLLVITPFAWMLLGSLKTQGELLRVPPTWLPEEPTWDNFRRLFERPFARFFGNSALVAVAVTAGNLLFSSMFGYALAHLRFPFKKLLFVLVLGCLMIPGLVTFIPQYVLIVNLGLADTLPALILPFLVQPFSVFLMRQFFLGLPRELLEAGRIDGVGEIAIFFRIYLPLAGPAFATLGILTFLGSWNNFLWPLVVSSSESTYTLPVALALISTGQNQTDYGLLLAGATVIVLPILVVFLFFQRYFIQGISATGIK
- a CDS encoding carbohydrate ABC transporter permease, with the translated sequence MSTLTTDAGRSAGTARPRRSRRGAAEARAGLLLALPFVVLFLVFTAWPVLQSMIMSFTDMRITDIRTPFAVDFVGLENYRTAFADPVFRRAALNTGMFVLLGVPLTITAGLAAAVALNRGVGRLRAVFRVGFYTPVITSIVAVAVVWRFLLQPENGLVNTVLSWVGVDGPHWLGDERTALLSLVIMAVWRNFGTSMVIFLAGLQAVDPGLHEAAALDGAGRWRRFVSITLPSIRPTMLFVLVTTSIGYLQFFEEPFVMTGGGPLNATISASMYTYNQFGFGNYGVAGAMAYLTFVVIGIVTLVQFRLMREK
- a CDS encoding sugar ABC transporter substrate-binding protein → MSTTPRPTRRTVTGLGAAAALGLLAACGRSEEGGSGAAEPAAPIAEGEATGSLTVWAMGAEGEKLPELIKGFEEANPDVSVEVTPVPWDSAHDKFTSAIAAGTAPDVAQVGSTWMAEFVGLGALEPTPEEIATDDYFAGALDSVTVDGTVYGVPWYVETRVVFYRTDLAEQAGITEPPSDWEGLLALARAYQEQADADWGLSLQPGGTGSWQTVMPLIWSNGGGVVDDSGAEFTFESSQNEEALAYYQSYFTDGVSDPAPADGTTEQDFVSGRVPMFISGPWMMSAVESVGGEDFADKYGVFVMPQKETSSSFLGGANLGVFQGSENRDAAWKLVQHLSTPEVQVEWFGISTDLPALQSSWEDETVSANEKFEVFRTQLDTAQAPPTVATWEQVAAKFDAQIEEVCKNDLAPADALATIQSEAQGIGTGA